One Azospirillum brasilense DNA window includes the following coding sequences:
- a CDS encoding tetratricopeptide repeat-containing glycosyltransferase family protein: protein MDPTPAALVAAGLAHHGAGRLAEAESAYRRVLADHSRHPDALHLLGALALQCGKPAEAVEWMRQAIRSAPDNAACFSNLASALRRLGRRDEAVACCRRALALDAGSADALNNVANVLSDQGRHGDAATALRRLLHLKPRLTDQRLLLAQALILDGHAEAAIEELMVLLGMAPSSVAAYANLGMAYRRLGRAEEAVRYYRCALGFAPGDPGVLNNLGVTLQDLGRLDEAVACFRQSIAMQPDAAHTHLNLGLAARDLMRIDEMIALTRAAVRLDPSLAEAHTALSFGLLIKGELEEGFAEYEWRTRMSDFPSPRRSFASPPWDGSDLTGRTLLVHDEQGVGDTIMFARFAQQLQGRGVRVVMECNSQLVRLLSAMPGVEGVVSRFDPPPPHAAHAALASLPHRLGTMLYTIPADTPYLRAEPELVTRWATRLGPPPGQRTGLRVGLVWAGNPGFKADRIRSPRLRAFLPLLDVPGVTVFGLQKGAGREDLETCGPLPSSFTDLGAEIADFADTAAIMENLDLVISSCTAPAHLAGALGRPVWTVLPFAPDWRWLDQGMCTPWYPTMRLFRQDRRGEWAPVVGRVRAALQALARSRP from the coding sequence ATCGACCCGACCCCCGCGGCGCTCGTCGCGGCGGGTCTTGCCCATCACGGGGCCGGCCGGCTGGCCGAAGCGGAGAGCGCGTACCGGCGGGTTCTCGCCGATCATTCCCGTCACCCCGACGCCCTGCACCTTCTGGGCGCACTGGCGCTGCAGTGCGGCAAGCCGGCGGAGGCCGTGGAGTGGATGAGGCAGGCCATCCGCTCCGCCCCCGACAACGCAGCCTGCTTCTCCAACCTTGCCAGCGCGCTGCGGCGGCTCGGCCGGCGCGACGAGGCCGTGGCCTGCTGCCGGCGCGCCCTGGCGCTGGACGCCGGTTCCGCCGACGCCCTCAACAACGTCGCGAACGTGCTGTCGGACCAGGGCCGGCACGGCGACGCCGCGACCGCGCTGCGCCGGCTGCTGCACCTCAAGCCGCGGCTGACCGACCAGCGGCTGCTGCTCGCACAGGCGCTCATCCTGGACGGCCACGCCGAGGCGGCGATCGAGGAGTTGATGGTCCTCCTCGGCATGGCGCCGTCGTCGGTCGCCGCCTACGCCAACCTGGGCATGGCCTACCGCCGTCTCGGCCGGGCCGAAGAGGCGGTCCGCTACTACCGCTGCGCGCTGGGCTTCGCGCCGGGCGATCCCGGCGTGCTCAACAACCTGGGCGTCACGCTTCAGGATCTCGGGCGGCTCGACGAGGCGGTGGCCTGCTTCCGGCAATCCATCGCGATGCAGCCGGACGCCGCGCACACCCACCTCAACCTCGGGCTGGCGGCCCGCGACCTGATGCGGATCGACGAGATGATCGCCCTGACGCGTGCCGCGGTCCGGCTCGACCCCTCCCTGGCGGAGGCGCACACCGCGCTGAGTTTCGGGCTGCTGATCAAGGGCGAGCTGGAGGAGGGTTTCGCCGAGTATGAATGGCGGACGCGCATGTCGGACTTCCCGTCCCCCCGACGCAGCTTCGCCTCACCCCCCTGGGACGGCTCCGACCTCACCGGACGGACCCTTCTGGTCCATGACGAGCAGGGGGTGGGCGACACCATCATGTTCGCCCGTTTCGCCCAGCAGCTTCAGGGGCGGGGTGTGCGCGTCGTCATGGAGTGCAACAGCCAGCTCGTTCGCCTGCTCTCCGCCATGCCGGGCGTCGAGGGTGTGGTCAGCCGGTTCGATCCGCCGCCGCCGCACGCAGCGCACGCCGCCCTGGCCAGCCTGCCGCACCGGCTCGGTACCATGCTCTACACGATCCCCGCCGACACCCCTTATCTGCGCGCCGAGCCGGAGCTGGTGACACGCTGGGCGACGCGCCTGGGGCCACCGCCCGGTCAGCGGACGGGGCTGCGGGTGGGTCTGGTCTGGGCGGGAAACCCGGGATTCAAGGCCGACCGCATCCGTTCGCCGCGCCTGAGGGCGTTTCTTCCGCTGCTGGACGTTCCGGGCGTGACGGTTTTCGGCCTGCAGAAGGGAGCGGGACGGGAGGACCTGGAGACCTGCGGGCCTCTGCCATCGTCCTTCACCGACCTCGGTGCCGAGATCGCCGACTTCGCCGACACCGCGGCGATCATGGAGAATCTCGACCTCGTCATCAGTTCCTGCACGGCGCCGGCCCATCTGGCCGGGGCGCTCGGCCGTCCGGTCTGGACGGTGCTGCCCTTTGCCCCCGACTGGCGCTGGCTGGACCAGGGGATGTGCACGCCCTGGTACCCGACCATGCGCCTGTTCCGCCAGGACCGGCGCGGCGAGTGGGCGCCCGTCGTCGGCCGTGTCCGCGCCGCTCTCCAGGCCCTCGCGCGGTCCCGCCCGTAA
- a CDS encoding glycosyltransferase yields MARDAKAPEGAPVHRWALANDPADAVAWQHAAHAARAAGDGLRAIALYVRAARLHGDLEALARQIGEPLSIAAGQALARVQDGAADEAATLLEPFARLVPPQGSLARALGILRLVQGRDAEAERLHAAAGSGDCGLGVALRGIARHTSDTDFVGTVVIPAHRMEDTIERALDSVAAAARVYREMVRDPRAQIHVCVVDDASPDGTASRVLRWARAHPEQSVALIANNRNQGAGRSRNIGAAAGLGRYIWFLDADDYFFERHVVLTATVLDRTPDAGFVRTGMQFDSIDHEITPAWREASELSYPCNLCVRRVCHDLIGGFPEEAPFHPAVGDDVAYGRALHSLFGGVRIAEKTVHYTMRADNALARQRQTMTSGAKPTEQVTSDPRYVAIEILTQRRIHALNVRKAALLRDGGWTGPPFLTAKGETGGPSPTPAADLSESRDAPRAIDLLAVAKEAIQAGQLDRAVAALTRVAAEDPGRTEAWFELGLLAHRLRLDRLALTAFRAVACLHPGAAAAWCNLGSMLVDADAHAQAVPRLRRALALQPGLTNAQHLLGRANRRLGQDRQGARELERALRLDPTRPDLNADYSETALALGDAPGAAEHARRALRLSPELYGGHAALAGALEALGRPDAAMAAWERAIRCNPGFGGAFTRRALSLLARRWGPPPSPAAAGGPGRRLASTALGRNGRFGNQLLQYGILRLYAARHGLTLEVPPWLGRHLYDHDDPLPGPALPRVAEAEGEVAVTASFLGGRAAVLAEPELADRDVSGYFCGDITPLAPFREEFRALFTPGRHLQPHADALLGRLRDAGRTIVALHLRRGDFGWGRFWIAPVSWYLDWLETVWPTLDRPVLFIATDDPALLREFAAYRPVTARDLAEPIAGAEFFTDFHVLCHADRVAISNSSFSFVATMLNRYAGGFHRPDPTRAGPWFPTIPGHPRS; encoded by the coding sequence ATGGCACGGGATGCCAAGGCCCCCGAAGGCGCCCCGGTCCATCGGTGGGCGCTGGCGAACGATCCGGCCGATGCGGTGGCGTGGCAGCACGCGGCGCATGCCGCCCGCGCGGCGGGCGACGGCCTGCGGGCGATCGCGCTGTACGTCCGGGCCGCCCGCCTGCACGGTGACCTCGAGGCGCTCGCCCGACAGATCGGGGAGCCCCTGAGCATTGCCGCCGGCCAAGCCCTGGCGCGCGTGCAGGACGGGGCGGCCGACGAAGCGGCAACGCTGCTGGAGCCCTTCGCTCGCCTCGTCCCGCCACAGGGCAGCCTTGCCCGCGCGCTGGGCATCTTGCGGCTGGTCCAGGGGCGCGACGCGGAGGCCGAGCGGCTGCACGCGGCCGCGGGCTCCGGGGATTGCGGGCTGGGTGTCGCCCTGCGGGGGATCGCGCGCCACACGTCCGACACCGACTTTGTCGGCACCGTGGTGATCCCCGCGCACCGGATGGAGGACACCATCGAGCGGGCGCTCGACAGCGTCGCGGCGGCGGCCCGCGTTTACCGCGAGATGGTACGGGACCCACGGGCGCAGATCCATGTCTGCGTCGTCGATGACGCCTCCCCCGATGGGACGGCGTCGCGGGTCCTCCGCTGGGCGCGGGCTCATCCGGAGCAGAGCGTCGCGCTGATCGCGAACAACCGCAACCAGGGGGCGGGGCGGTCGCGCAACATCGGCGCCGCCGCGGGGCTTGGCCGGTACATCTGGTTCCTCGACGCCGACGATTACTTCTTCGAGCGGCATGTCGTGTTGACGGCGACGGTGCTGGACCGCACCCCCGACGCCGGGTTCGTGCGCACCGGGATGCAGTTCGACAGCATCGATCACGAGATCACCCCCGCGTGGCGCGAGGCATCGGAGCTGAGCTATCCCTGCAACCTCTGCGTCCGGCGCGTCTGCCACGACCTGATCGGCGGCTTTCCGGAGGAGGCGCCGTTCCACCCGGCCGTTGGCGACGACGTGGCCTATGGCCGGGCGCTCCACAGCCTGTTCGGCGGAGTCCGCATCGCGGAGAAGACGGTCCATTACACGATGCGGGCGGACAACGCCCTGGCGCGGCAGCGCCAGACGATGACCAGCGGCGCCAAGCCGACGGAGCAGGTCACGTCCGACCCCCGCTACGTCGCGATCGAGATACTCACCCAGCGCCGCATCCACGCGCTCAACGTCAGGAAAGCCGCGCTTCTGCGCGACGGCGGCTGGACCGGACCGCCGTTCCTCACGGCCAAGGGGGAAACCGGGGGGCCGTCTCCGACCCCGGCGGCAGACCTTTCGGAAAGCCGGGACGCCCCGCGCGCCATCGACCTCCTCGCGGTGGCTAAGGAGGCCATCCAGGCCGGGCAGCTCGACCGCGCTGTCGCCGCGCTGACCCGCGTCGCCGCCGAGGACCCCGGCCGCACCGAAGCCTGGTTCGAGTTGGGGTTGCTCGCGCACCGGCTTCGGCTCGACCGGCTTGCGCTGACGGCCTTCCGGGCGGTGGCGTGCCTTCACCCCGGCGCGGCCGCCGCGTGGTGCAATCTCGGCTCCATGCTGGTCGACGCCGACGCCCATGCCCAGGCCGTCCCCCGGCTGCGCCGCGCCCTGGCGCTCCAGCCGGGCCTCACCAACGCCCAGCACCTGCTGGGCCGCGCGAACCGGCGGCTCGGGCAGGACAGGCAGGGGGCGCGGGAGCTGGAGCGCGCGCTCCGGCTGGACCCGACGCGGCCCGATCTCAACGCGGACTATTCGGAGACCGCCCTGGCCCTTGGCGACGCGCCGGGCGCAGCGGAGCATGCCCGGCGGGCGCTGCGGCTCAGCCCGGAGCTGTATGGCGGCCACGCGGCGCTGGCCGGAGCCCTGGAAGCGCTCGGCCGCCCGGACGCGGCGATGGCGGCCTGGGAGCGGGCGATCCGCTGCAACCCCGGGTTCGGCGGGGCCTTCACCCGCCGCGCGTTGTCCCTCTTGGCTCGTCGCTGGGGACCGCCGCCGTCACCGGCGGCGGCGGGCGGGCCGGGGCGCCGCCTCGCCTCGACCGCCCTCGGGCGCAACGGACGCTTCGGCAACCAGCTCCTCCAGTACGGCATCCTGCGCCTCTACGCCGCCCGGCACGGCCTCACCCTGGAGGTTCCCCCCTGGCTCGGCCGCCACCTGTACGACCACGACGACCCCCTGCCCGGTCCGGCGCTGCCGCGCGTGGCAGAGGCGGAGGGGGAGGTCGCCGTGACGGCCTCCTTTCTCGGTGGGCGGGCGGCCGTGCTGGCGGAACCGGAGTTGGCGGACCGCGACGTGTCCGGCTATTTCTGCGGCGACATCACGCCCCTGGCGCCGTTCAGGGAGGAGTTCCGCGCTCTGTTCACGCCGGGTCGCCACCTCCAGCCCCACGCGGATGCGCTGCTCGGCCGCCTGCGCGACGCCGGGCGGACCATCGTCGCGCTGCACCTTCGGCGTGGGGATTTCGGCTGGGGGCGGTTCTGGATCGCCCCGGTATCCTGGTACCTGGATTGGCTGGAGACCGTCTGGCCGACGCTCGACCGGCCGGTTCTGTTCATCGCGACCGACGATCCCGCTCTGCTGCGGGAATTCGCCGCCTACCGCCCCGTCACGGCCCGCGATCTCGCCGAGCCGATCGCGGGCGCGGAGTTCTTCACCGACTTCCACGTCCTCTGCCACGCCGACCGGGTCGCCATTTCCAACAGCTCCTTCTCCTTCGTCGCCACCATGCTGAACCGCTACGCCGGCGGGTTCCATCGGCCGGACCCGACGCGCGCCGGGCCCTGGTTTCCTACGATCCCTGGGCATCCCCGGTCCTGA
- a CDS encoding tetratricopeptide repeat protein, translated as MATIGEVLAIAFDEHRAGRVSEAAVLYRRVLKADPANPNALYLLGMAVWQSGQPAPCLILIGRALRLSPGWIEARINRAIILDKAGRSAEATADWRRLTLFDPGHPQAWRNLGDAFQAHGDAGTPQAVQALRRATRLDPGLAEIHHDLGVVLRRTGQIDEAVDSLVRAIAVKADLAPAHMNLGNTLLERGDDAAAQAGLQRALALSPAGPECWYNFGNALCAHGDPLRALRAYRRSARLGLALAHLRVATVLSDLGRLAEAEGELIESLPIPGVDVSLSIELLTNLFLRGDRRTEGRAFFIRLASTPLCGVVYRGECLTALAALDLRDGAPRTARDRLAAVRGDNGWFFTVKSLAALRATLADQGLQLVRPAAVGSDGGHRPPRVTSSSLATRGRFAHTVLEYILVRLYAEKHGFVLETPDWVGGAFFELNDPPQSGPLPPLLFARRTLNELVAGTAERAPIADRDILSPLFLFEHKREYRQRVQSWLRPRRVWEPHLAPAVERLRAAGNTVVALHIRRGDFVTANYPITETAWYVDWLRDWWPRLDRPVLYVASDDVAAIRHAFAEFHPLARADVVEEWAGLDFLQDFHVLMNADVVGTSAASGFSALAARLNTRARLFVEPDVAARRIRPFEPWTP; from the coding sequence ATGGCCACGATCGGTGAAGTCCTGGCCATCGCCTTCGACGAGCATCGCGCCGGCCGCGTTTCCGAGGCGGCCGTTCTCTATCGCCGGGTCCTGAAAGCCGACCCGGCGAATCCCAACGCCTTGTATCTGCTCGGGATGGCCGTTTGGCAGAGCGGCCAGCCGGCGCCATGCCTGATTCTGATCGGGCGCGCGCTTCGGCTCAGTCCCGGCTGGATCGAGGCGCGCATCAACCGGGCCATCATCCTGGACAAGGCCGGCCGCTCCGCGGAGGCCACCGCCGACTGGCGGCGGCTGACCCTTTTCGATCCGGGCCATCCGCAGGCATGGCGCAACCTCGGCGACGCCTTCCAGGCCCACGGCGATGCCGGGACGCCGCAAGCCGTTCAAGCGCTGCGCCGTGCCACCCGCCTCGACCCCGGTCTGGCCGAGATTCATCACGATCTGGGGGTGGTTCTCCGTCGCACCGGCCAAATCGACGAGGCGGTGGACAGCCTAGTCCGCGCCATCGCGGTCAAGGCCGATCTGGCGCCCGCCCACATGAACCTGGGCAACACCCTGCTCGAACGCGGCGATGATGCCGCGGCCCAGGCCGGCCTGCAGCGCGCGCTGGCTCTCAGCCCGGCCGGTCCGGAATGCTGGTACAATTTCGGCAACGCCCTGTGCGCCCATGGCGATCCCCTGCGGGCTCTGCGCGCCTACCGGCGGTCGGCGCGGCTGGGGCTTGCCCTCGCCCATCTGCGGGTGGCGACGGTGCTGAGCGATCTGGGCCGCTTGGCCGAGGCCGAAGGCGAACTGATCGAAAGCCTGCCCATCCCCGGCGTCGATGTCTCCCTCAGCATCGAGTTGCTGACCAACCTCTTCCTGCGAGGCGACCGGCGGACCGAAGGGCGGGCGTTCTTCATCCGGCTGGCCTCGACGCCGCTCTGCGGAGTGGTCTATCGGGGGGAATGCCTGACCGCGCTCGCCGCGCTCGATCTGCGGGACGGCGCCCCACGGACCGCCCGCGACCGGCTGGCGGCGGTCCGTGGGGACAACGGCTGGTTCTTCACCGTGAAGTCGCTCGCCGCCTTGCGCGCGACCCTGGCCGATCAGGGGCTTCAGCTGGTCCGACCCGCCGCCGTGGGGTCGGACGGCGGGCACCGGCCGCCGCGCGTGACCTCCTCGTCCCTGGCCACCCGCGGCCGCTTCGCCCACACCGTCCTGGAATACATCCTGGTCCGGCTCTACGCCGAGAAGCACGGCTTCGTGCTGGAGACTCCCGACTGGGTGGGCGGCGCCTTCTTCGAGTTGAACGATCCGCCGCAGAGCGGTCCGCTGCCGCCGCTGCTGTTCGCCCGCCGCACCCTCAACGAACTGGTGGCCGGCACCGCGGAGCGTGCGCCGATCGCCGACCGCGACATCCTTTCGCCCCTGTTCCTGTTCGAGCACAAGCGGGAATACCGGCAGCGGGTCCAGTCCTGGCTGAGGCCGCGCCGGGTCTGGGAGCCGCACCTCGCCCCGGCGGTCGAGCGGTTGCGGGCGGCGGGAAACACGGTGGTCGCGCTCCACATCCGGCGCGGCGACTTCGTGACGGCCAACTACCCGATCACTGAGACTGCTTGGTACGTCGACTGGCTACGCGACTGGTGGCCGCGTCTCGACCGGCCGGTGCTCTATGTGGCCAGCGACGACGTCGCGGCGATCCGGCACGCCTTCGCGGAGTTCCATCCCCTGGCCCGGGCCGACGTCGTGGAGGAGTGGGCGGGGTTGGACTTCCTTCAGGACTTCCACGTGCTGATGAACGCCGACGTGGTCGGCACCAGCGCCGCCAGCGGCTTCAGCGCGCTGGCGGCCCGCCTCAACACCCGCGCCCGCCTGTTCGTCGAGCCGGACGTCGCCGCCCGCCGCATCCGGCCTTTCGAACCCTGGACGCCCTGA
- a CDS encoding glycosyltransferase family 4 protein, giving the protein MTELAAEGVGKPCAEQNLALTWQLSEIHGWGLVGVHTALHLIDRGRPPLLLEKPLLSTLRPENREKLEALLDAHQQITAIAERSGNRMLGLNDCTVLHALGNGFVAGPLSARFRGSRNVGVIAFEDTLFDEDTLRRARSYDRIVVHSTYNRALLAEQGITDVGYAFQGVDPDELPPVPPARRFGDRFVVFSGGKVEFRKGQDIVLAAFRRFHERHPDALLVTAWHNPWPHTSADIAESPLVPSAPAVGDNGKLRIVEWAMDCGVPPEGFVDMGFLGRGQIAAILADCHAALFPNRCEGATNLVAMEAMACGVPVILSANTGHLDLIRDGNCLPLSRQDPVPDPESGQGGRRRGWGESSVEEAVAHLETLYTDRAAARARADTARAFLRGERTWRAFAETFVAAVA; this is encoded by the coding sequence GTGACGGAGTTGGCGGCGGAGGGCGTCGGGAAGCCGTGCGCGGAACAGAATCTGGCACTGACGTGGCAGCTTTCGGAGATCCACGGCTGGGGTCTGGTCGGTGTCCACACGGCGCTGCACCTGATCGACCGGGGGCGGCCGCCGCTCCTGCTGGAAAAGCCGCTTCTGTCCACCCTGCGGCCGGAGAACCGGGAAAAGCTGGAAGCCCTGCTGGACGCCCACCAGCAGATCACCGCCATCGCCGAGCGGTCGGGCAACCGGATGCTCGGCCTCAACGACTGCACCGTCCTGCACGCGCTCGGCAACGGCTTCGTCGCGGGGCCGCTTTCCGCCCGGTTCCGCGGCAGCCGCAACGTCGGGGTCATCGCCTTCGAGGACACCCTGTTCGACGAAGACACGCTGCGCCGCGCGCGGAGCTACGACCGGATCGTGGTCCATTCCACGTACAACCGGGCGCTGCTCGCCGAACAGGGCATCACCGACGTCGGCTATGCCTTCCAGGGCGTGGACCCGGACGAGCTTCCGCCGGTCCCGCCGGCCCGGCGCTTCGGCGACCGCTTCGTCGTCTTCTCGGGCGGGAAGGTGGAGTTCCGCAAGGGGCAGGACATCGTGCTCGCCGCCTTCCGGCGGTTCCATGAGCGCCATCCCGACGCGCTGCTGGTCACCGCGTGGCACAACCCCTGGCCGCACACCTCCGCCGACATCGCGGAGTCCCCCCTGGTACCCTCCGCCCCCGCCGTTGGCGACAACGGCAAGCTGCGCATCGTGGAATGGGCGATGGACTGCGGCGTGCCGCCGGAGGGCTTCGTCGACATGGGCTTCCTCGGGCGCGGCCAGATCGCCGCGATCCTGGCGGACTGCCACGCCGCCCTCTTTCCCAACCGCTGCGAAGGGGCGACCAACCTCGTCGCCATGGAGGCGATGGCCTGCGGCGTGCCGGTCATCCTGTCGGCCAACACCGGCCATCTCGACCTGATCCGCGATGGCAACTGCCTGCCGCTGTCGCGGCAGGACCCGGTGCCCGACCCCGAATCAGGTCAAGGTGGCCGGCGCCGCGGTTGGGGGGAGTCGTCCGTCGAGGAGGCTGTCGCCCATCTTGAAACCCTCTACACCGACCGCGCCGCCGCCCGCGCCCGCGCCGACACGGCGCGGGCCTTCCTGCGCGGCGAGCGGACGTGGCGCGCCTTCGCCGAAACCTTCGTGGCGGCGGTGGCCTAG